TTTCTCACCTAAGAAATCAAGAAAATAATTCGTTATGCATGGAGCATAATCCGGACGCCAAACCTGATCACTACCCACAACGTATGCCTCAAATCCATATTTCTTTAACAATGACATCTGTCCTGATGAGTCAATAATCTCCGTAACAGATATATTTTCATCAATAAAACGATCTGTATGCCAGCCTATTATCTTATTCTCCTTAGCAGTAGGGTAAGCCCTTACTACAATCCCTTTATGCCCGGCCATTAAAAGTCCCAACCGCTTTACCACAGAAAGGATTCTCCTTAATAAAGAAATTCTCCGTGGTTGCGCCACAGTCAATGGCTTATGTCCCATTCGTTTAAGAACTGTTTGCAAAGCAAAAGCTTGTAATAACCCACCATAATTTGTATACAATGGCAGTGTAAGTATTCCTATCTTCATAATCTCTATCTGTTTAGAAATTTATTTTTCGCGTAAACCACCACTCTCAATTGCTGACTCTTCGTTAGTCCGATATAGAATGTAGATATGCCCACAGTAAAAGCAGAAACAGCTCCTAATAAAATAAATGTAAATATTGATTCTTTCATGTAAAATGAGAGCAGAATCGGAATTACAGTTCCCACAATGGTTACTTTGATACAAGGAAAAATAATATCAAGAATCTCTTTTTTCGTATATCCGGCAATCTCAATCAACAGCCACGGCTTTACAATGAAAGAAACAATGAAAGCCCTTATTATATCCAGATAGAACAATACCTCAACCGGAGCCCCCAGTTTATAAGCCACATAAGCAACCGGAATAATCCAGATACAGGCAAGGGTTGAAACAATGGAGTTTTTTTTCATATTTCCCAATGAATAAAAAACTATATTCATGGAAATATCAAACATCTGCACCAAAGTAGATACAAGGGTAAGCTGAACAAATAAAATGGAATATGCCGGTACCTGTCCCAGCCATATCTTCAAAACAGCTGTTGCCCCAAGAATTATGGGCAATTCAATAAGAAGCATCAGATAGTAAGAAAACTGAGCGGACAGTCTCACCAGATATTTCATTCTGTCAGTGTCATTCAGAGCACAGGACTTAACTATCTGCGGATTTACAGCCGTCCGGAGGTTACTTACAAAATTGAGTATAATAGTATTTACCAGTGTTGCAATGGCCCTTGAGGCAATAATTGCCGGACTAAAGAATACGTTCATCACCAGAATTCCTCCCTGCTGAATCATCGCCACTCCAAAATTCGGTAAAATACTCCATTGAGAAAACGAAGCAATTGATTTTATTAATGCTTTATCCCAGGTAAAGCTATAATTACATACTTTAAAATTCCAGATGCAATAAAAGCGATATACCATGGCGATAGCCAGATTGACCCCCAATACTAACGACGCATATAAAATAAGTTTGTCTGCTCCGAAAACCACCAGCATATACACTATCACCAACTTTAAGCTTACCTCCAGAATACTCACATAAGCATATATATTCATACGCTCCTGAGCAATAATCATTGAGTTATATGGTATCTGGGTAACACTGATTACGCATGCCAGTATTGATAACTGAAATGCCCAAAGCGCAGCATGCATCCGTTCAGGCGGTATCACCAGTTTATTATACAACAGCCACAATCCCACTGTCTCGGCAATCACGAATATAAACAGAGACAATGCTATGTGAACAGACATAGTCGTACTAAAAACCTTCTTTAATTTTTGCTCATCATTGTTACCTAATTCAAATGTAATAAATCTGGAAGTGCCCAGACTAAGTGCCACATTTAAGAAAGAAATCAGTTCAACAATACCACCTACTATACTATAAATTCCATAATCCTCAACTCCAAGTACTCTCAGTATTATGCGCGAAGTATATAAAGATACTGCCATGGTAAATAGCATCCTTATGTATAGCACCAGTGCATTTTTTACAATGCGTTTGTTATTTGAGCTATTTTCTGACATCTTTCATTCTGTAAGGTACCCTTAAGGCGCACTCATAATCTGTAAATACTTAAACCTTTCACGCCATAGTTATCTGGAGTCAACAATATTGAATAAATCGGCAATTGTATCAGCTTTACGGATATCAACCCCACTGATCCGTTTTTCATACTCTTCATCTATCATTTCAATAATTAATAAGGCAGAAAGGGAACTCCAGGTATCAATAAGCTTGAATTCCGTATCTGAACTTAAATCAGATACTTCTGAATTTTCAAGACAATTGGCAAACTTTGCTATAAAATCATTCAGTTCCATAATTATATCATTTATACGATTAAAATTTCAGCAGAACATCCTCATCAACCACTTTGGCCGGATTACCAAACACAATGGAATGAGCCGGCACATTCGAGAAAACCACAGAGCCTGCTCCCACCACAGCTCCTTCACCTATCTTCACCCCCGGCAATATGGTACATCCTTCACACAGCCATGCTCTGTCACCAATGATTACAGGCCTCGTATTCCGATAACCGGTTCTTACTATAATGTGCCCTCCGTTATTGTCACGTATAGTAACATGGCGCCCCATTCTCACCCCATGCCCAATCTCTATCCTATCGGCACAAACTATTGTCAGCCCCGTATTGGCATGCCCACTCTTTATTGTGAGATGTGCATTTTCATGAACTTCAATCACCCCGCCATATCCCAGTGTAAATCGTCTTTCAACATCCAGTTTTGCACCTTTTCTTAAGAACAGGCGAGTCTCAAGTTTTGAATTTCTGATTGTCTTTTCGCCAATTACCAACGTACCGTTCAAAAACAGAAATGATTTCCTGTGAATATCAAAAACCGAATAAGGTGTTGGCAACAGGAATCCATTCATCCGGAAGTTGGTATGCACATTCCTGCAGGCAATATTGTACTTTATAAGTTTAGCCAGTGGATAAAAATGAAGCCTGGTTTGTCTCACTATCATTAATACAGCCCTCAGAAAGTCGGCCACCTTACTCCTTATGCTTTTCGTCAGCGGGAAATATTTATTGGCCACCTCATTGAAAGTGGAAACATCCAAGTCTTTAAAAAACTGTTCCCTGTCTATTACAGGTTTACCAAGTGATGAAATTAAAGAAGGATTACCCGGTAGTATTGTTTCAAAAGGCAATTCTCTGCTCTGCACTTTCTGCTGAATTCTCTGAAAAAACATTCTTCCTTTTTCAGAGTTTACCAATACCATTGATGTTCCAAGGTCATCATCCATCGTAGTGTCAATATTCTCAATACCCCAGAAATCACCCAATGTTATATCCGCAATTCTTGGAAATCCTTTAAACTTGCAATCATAGCAAGATGGCCTGCAATATACATTCGTGCTGAGATACCCCTTTGTAAAAAGATTCTTCTCGCTGGGCTGAAAAACAGTCTTCCCATTCTCCAGAATCACCTTCTGAGTCATGTTTCTCCATCCCAGCTCCTTACATTTAGACTTTATGAACACAGCCTTCGATCCATGTTCCTCTTCTATAGACTCTATATATTTTTTAAAAACCTTTGGAGAATTAATTCCACGGCAAATAAAATCTGCAATAATCAGGTTATCATACTCTTTATTCAGAAATCTTCTCATTGCAGCCATCTGACAAGGACATCCGCAAACCAGTACCTTTTCACCCGATTCCAGTAACCTCTTTACCTCCTTATACAACCCACTGGCATTGCTCTGCAGGTATTTTGAGCTTCTTAATGCCGGCAGATCCTCTTTGTCATTTGATATAAAGTGACTTACCGATACATCTTCATTAAAAGCAGCGCCTCCCACATAACCTCCCTGTTTGTACATCTCCGTAGCAAGGACCGAGAATAAACCACCCGAGGTACTGTCAAACCTCACCTCTAAATTCTTATTCACAGACACATTGCAGAGAGGCTTCTCATAATCATTTTTCTTCAACTCTTCAGCATGTAGCTCAGGACATGTACGTTCACACAGCCCACACTCCACACAAAGACTTTTGTCAACCTCCGGATACCAGAATCCCTCAATATCGGTCTTTAAACTGATGGCTTTGCGGGCACAGATATCAACACATGCACAGCAGCCATTGCAATCTTTCTTATCAACAATGTTAATCATATTATTACATGCAAAAGGTGGTCACTAACAAATGCAGCAACGAAAGTGGTTTACATAGTTTAGCGTATAATAATTTAAATAAATACTTATTAAACAGTCAGGCCAATTTTATCAAAAATAGTTTAATTTAAGCATTTATTCTATCTATTAAACAAATAAGAGACATAAAGGTTTTAGTAGATTGCAGGAAACATTCCTAAAAGATAAAATTTTACACTAGAAGCATCCGTTACTGAGTTACTTTTACCCAGTCCACTTCCATGCGTGCCGGCAGTTGTGAGTCAGCAATTGCTCCCGGCCAGGTATCAGGACCTCCCAGAGCAAAGTTTTTTGTGCATAAAGACCATTTTGAAGTATTCGGTATTCGCCCGGTCTGATTAAAACTATCTGTAAAAATAACCTTTCCATCCGTAGTCGGATCCGGTTTTTCAATATTATCAGGATCACCATTGCAAGCATTATTTACAAATCCCATAATGAGTACAAACAGCAAGAGTCTGGCATCTGCTTTCATAATGATTATTTTAATGAACTTAAGGTTTTGCTTTACGGATATTCAATGATAAACACTTTTTGTTAAACAAAATATCAGCAAAAATTGTTTAACAGAAAATATAAAAGAAAGACCTTAAAACAACTATTATGAAGCCAAACCTCAACATAATATTACTAACGCTCATTATTGGAAGCATAAATACAGCCTGTAGCGGCAATCCCGCGAACAATAGGAATAAGAATAACAATCCGGTTGAGACCAGGAGCAGAAAAGTTATTTTTGAAGACAACTTCAATCAAACCACACAAATCCCCGATACCACCAAATGGTCATTGTGCACCCACTACATAGGCGATCCCTTCATCTCAGGAAGCTATGACCAGGCGTATGTAAAAGATGGAAAACTTATTCTGAAAGGTGAGAAGGTTAAAGGAGTTTATAAGACAGGAGGGATATGGACGAAAAATAAATTCGATTTCACCTATGGTAAGGTAGAAGTCAGTGCTAAGTTTATCTCAGCACAAGGCAGCTGGCCTGCCATCTGGCTCATGCCGTATGAGCCTAATATATACGAGAAAGCTGAAGGTGAGATAGACATTATGGAACAGGTAAACCGTGAAAGCATTGTTTACCAAACACTGCACACTTATTATATCACAACCTTGAAACAGATATCGCCTATGCGACAGATCTCCGCACACTATAATGTGAATGAGTTCAATACCTACGCTGTGGAATGGACACCAGATAATATCATCTTTTCTGTAAACGGAAAAGTGACACTAACCTATCCAAATCTACATCTGGCTCATGAGAAACAAATGAGACAGTGGCCATACAATAAACCATTTTATCTTATCATGAATATTTATCTGGGAGGTAGTTGGCCGGGAGAAATCAGAGACAATGAATTGCCGGTAAGCATGGAAGTAGACTGGGTAAAGGTGAGCCAATAGAAAGCAGCAAATGAATTGCTTCACTTGCTGCCAACTGATTAATGTGAGATTATAGAGCTACTTTAAATGTTTTAGTTGTAATCTTAATCAGATAAATCTGATTCTTAGGAACGTAGATTCTGGTCACATTGTCTGTTACCTTCACTTTCTGTAACAAGGCTCCCACCACGTTGTATACAGCTACTTCATCGCCTACATCTGCACCATCAATGATTATAACATCCTGCTCTGTGTAAATCTTTATATTGCTGGCCTCTATTTCAGAAATACCAAC
This genomic interval from uncultured Bacteroides sp. contains the following:
- a CDS encoding glycoside hydrolase family 16 protein gives rise to the protein MKPNLNIILLTLIIGSINTACSGNPANNRNKNNNPVETRSRKVIFEDNFNQTTQIPDTTKWSLCTHYIGDPFISGSYDQAYVKDGKLILKGEKVKGVYKTGGIWTKNKFDFTYGKVEVSAKFISAQGSWPAIWLMPYEPNIYEKAEGEIDIMEQVNRESIVYQTLHTYYITTLKQISPMRQISAHYNVNEFNTYAVEWTPDNIIFSVNGKVTLTYPNLHLAHEKQMRQWPYNKPFYLIMNIYLGGSWPGEIRDNELPVSMEVDWVKVSQ
- a CDS encoding MATE family efflux transporter, which codes for MAVSLYTSRIILRVLGVEDYGIYSIVGGIVELISFLNVALSLGTSRFITFELGNNDEQKLKKVFSTTMSVHIALSLFIFVIAETVGLWLLYNKLVIPPERMHAALWAFQLSILACVISVTQIPYNSMIIAQERMNIYAYVSILEVSLKLVIVYMLVVFGADKLILYASLVLGVNLAIAMVYRFYCIWNFKVCNYSFTWDKALIKSIASFSQWSILPNFGVAMIQQGGILVMNVFFSPAIIASRAIATLVNTIILNFVSNLRTAVNPQIVKSCALNDTDRMKYLVRLSAQFSYYLMLLIELPIILGATAVLKIWLGQVPAYSILFVQLTLVSTLVQMFDISMNIVFYSLGNMKKNSIVSTLACIWIIPVAYVAYKLGAPVEVLFYLDIIRAFIVSFIVKPWLLIEIAGYTKKEILDIIFPCIKVTIVGTVIPILLSFYMKESIFTFILLGAVSAFTVGISTFYIGLTKSQQLRVVVYAKNKFLNR
- a CDS encoding acyl carrier protein, producing MELNDFIAKFANCLENSEVSDLSSDTEFKLIDTWSSLSALLIIEMIDEEYEKRISGVDIRKADTIADLFNIVDSR
- a CDS encoding Coenzyme F420 hydrogenase/dehydrogenase, beta subunit C-terminal domain, with protein sequence MINIVDKKDCNGCCACVDICARKAISLKTDIEGFWYPEVDKSLCVECGLCERTCPELHAEELKKNDYEKPLCNVSVNKNLEVRFDSTSGGLFSVLATEMYKQGGYVGGAAFNEDVSVSHFISNDKEDLPALRSSKYLQSNASGLYKEVKRLLESGEKVLVCGCPCQMAAMRRFLNKEYDNLIIADFICRGINSPKVFKKYIESIEEEHGSKAVFIKSKCKELGWRNMTQKVILENGKTVFQPSEKNLFTKGYLSTNVYCRPSCYDCKFKGFPRIADITLGDFWGIENIDTTMDDDLGTSMVLVNSEKGRMFFQRIQQKVQSRELPFETILPGNPSLISSLGKPVIDREQFFKDLDVSTFNEVANKYFPLTKSIRSKVADFLRAVLMIVRQTRLHFYPLAKLIKYNIACRNVHTNFRMNGFLLPTPYSVFDIHRKSFLFLNGTLVIGEKTIRNSKLETRLFLRKGAKLDVERRFTLGYGGVIEVHENAHLTIKSGHANTGLTIVCADRIEIGHGVRMGRHVTIRDNNGGHIIVRTGYRNTRPVIIGDRAWLCEGCTILPGVKIGEGAVVGAGSVVFSNVPAHSIVFGNPAKVVDEDVLLKF